The DNA segment GGCCGCCGCGGTCACCTGCATTTCGGTGGCGACTGCGTCCCAGGCCGTCACGGCGGCCAGCATCGGCGCCGAGCCTGGCCCCGAATACATGCGCAGGGAGTTGACTTCAGGAGGGAGCGCTCCGAAATCCATTGCCAGCACCTCGATTAACCGACCTCTCACCGATCGCCCAGGTGGCGGGTGGTCCCCCGGCCGTCATCCAGCGGCTGGGGGGCGTCCCATGATCGTCGGCCGGAATCCGTAACGCGGAGCGTTGCCGAAGCTGTGCCCAAACACCGCGGGCATCCCGGGCACCCCGGGCATGCCCGCTGCCGCCTCTGGGACGGTCGCGGAGCTGGTCCAGCCGCCGCCCGGTGCCGCGGCGCCGGCGTGGTTCGCTACCGCGGTCGCCGCCATCCAGCTCTGCGGAACAGACAGTCGCCCCACCAGCGCCGCCTGGTTGGTACCGGCCGACACCTCTCCCGCACCCCACGAGGCCACGGGCGTCTCGCTCAGCGGGGGCAGGCTTTCGGGGCTGGCCGGTGAGATCCCGGGTAGCCACGTGGGGTTCCCTTCGCCGGAGCCCATGGGGGGCAGTGGGGCATTTTGGGCGCCCAACGCTACCGCGTTGACGTCGGCCATGGCGGTCCAGACGGCGGGGCCGACGATGGCGGGGCTGACATATCCGGCCGAGGTGAACCCGTTGACCAGCGAAGAATTCATGAAGATTCCATAAGGATTTCCGTCGTTGCCATCCAGGAAATTCAGGATGGCGGCGAGCCAGCCCGCCGGGCCGGCAAGCGCGGAGTTCAGCGCGTCCAGGCCAGGGATAGCCTGGGCCGGTGCCGCAGCGGCCGCCGCCGGTGACGCGAGCCCCTGCAAGGCATTCGGCACCAAGGCCATCAGTTGCGGCAGCTTGGACTGCGCGAGACCGAACCCGGCACCGCCAGCGGCCTGGGTGACCGCCGCGGCCTGGTTGGCCTGACCGCCCGGGTTGGTCGTGTGCACCGGTTCGGTGAACGGCGACAGCGCGGCGGCCGTCGCGGAGCTGGCGGCATAGCCGTACATTGCCGCCGCGTCCTGGGCCCACATTTCGCCGTAGGCGGCCTCGGTGGCCGCGATCGCCGGGGTGTTTTGACCAAGCACGTTGGTGGCCACCAGCGCCGCCAGCTGAGTGCGGTTAGCCGCCACCACGGCCGGGGGCACCGTCATGGCGAACGCCGACTCAAATGCGGCCGCCGCGGCGGCCGCCTGAGCGGCCGTCTGCTCCGCCTGCATGCCGGTGATGCTCATCCACGCCAGATACGGGGCGGCGGCTGCCGCCATCGATTCCGATGCCGGACCCAGCCAGTCGTCGCCGGTCAGCACCGTGATCACCTTCTGGTACGCGGCAACCGTCGAACGCAGCTCCGCGGCAAGCCCGTCCCAGGCCGTCATGGCGGCCAGCAGGGGCGCCGAGCCTGGCCCCGAATACATGCGTGTGGAGTTGATTTCAGGTGGGAGCGCTCCGAAATCCATTGCCAACACCCCTTATCCGGCCAGCACTTCGAAGGTGGGCGCCGATGGGGGCAACATTCGGGCGTGCATAACCCCGGCCGCTGCCGACAGCGATTCCGGTTGTGTCCCAACAAAAGACATCGGACTTCTCCTTTTCGGATAGTCCGACCCAGCTACGGGCCTCCGCCGTTGTGGTGGTGGTGTCGGGGTGCTGCCGATAACACGTGCGCTTCGGTGCGCAGCGCGTGTCGGATACTCGGCGCCAGCCGGTTCAGACGGCGGACCAGGCGCCGTGACCGGATCGGAAGGTCATCGAATTCCTGCAGCCTGCGTCAATACGACCAGTCTCGCCCACCTCCTGTCGCGGATCGGGACGCAAGGGAGGTGCCGCCGTAGTTGCGTGAATCGGGGGAACGAGACCACCCAGCAAGATTTGCTCGACACCGCACCCCCTCTCGTCCGAGCTTAGGCATCACAGCGTATCCGGCCGACGCAGCGCCGGAGGCAAGTTGGCCGGGACTCGCCGGCGGGGTGCGGCCGTTTGCCCAGCGGTAGCTCGTCGTTGGACGTCAGTGCCCGTTCGGCGGGGAAGGTCATCGGCCGGGTGTGTCCGGCGCGGCTGCGGCGCCACGATCCGGGCGGGGCCACAGCGGCCCGGTCCGTCAGCGTTCCCATGGGGTTAGCTGCCGCGGCCGAGCCGGAAGAGACGGCTACGTTGTCTTCTTCTCGGCCACCGCGGCGCGGAGTCCTTCGGCGAGGTCGTCGCGGGTCAACTCCTTGAACCGGCGCAGCTGCTCCTCGCTGAATTCGGTGCGATCGCTGGCCAACACCTCGTCGAGGATCTCGTCGTCGAGCCGGAAACTGCGGTGGTCGCGCGCCTTCTCCACCACGTTGCGCACGAAACCGGCGTTGCCGAGCACATCGATACCGCGGATCAAATCCCCGTCTTCGGAGTAGGTCTCGTCGCGGTAGAACTTCGTGTAAGACGGCAACAACACCTGGGCGGCCTCATCGGTGATGACGTCCTCGTTCTCCCTCCCCATCAATTTGGTCAGCGCGATCAGTTCGTCCGGGGTGTAGCTGAAGAACTCGATGACCGTCGAAAAGCGCCGTCGCAGACCCTGGTTCACCTCGAGCATCTTTTCCATTGCCTTGGCGTAGCCCGCGCCGAACACCACCAGCTCGTCGCGATGGTTCTCCATGTACAGCAGCAGCGTGTTGATGATCGCGTTGCCGTAGGGGTCGCCCTGGGTGTAGCCCTTCTCGTGCAGCGTGTGCATCTCGTCGAAGAAAACCGCGCCGCCCAGGGCGCCCTCGAGCATTTCCTCGGTGTTCTTCTCCGCGTCGGCCATGTACCGGCCCAACAGCTTGGTGCGGCTGGTCTCCACCACGAGCGGCTTGCGCAGCACGGTCAACCCGCACAGCTGCTTGGTGAAGGCCCGCGCCACCGACGTCTTGCCGGTGCCCGGGGGCCCCAGCAACAGGGTGTGCCGCGACGTCACCGGCACCGGAAGGCCCATCTTGGCACGCGCTAAATTCACCTTGGTGGTCGCCTTGATGAGCTTGATCTCCCGCTTGGCCTGCTCCATGCCCAGCATCGCGTTGAGCTCGGCATCCCCTTCCGCCAAGTACTTCGCGGCCATCTGAGCGTGCCGAGCGGCCTCGGTCTGCGCCCTCGTCGGCGCGCTGTCCGGATCCCACGGGTCGGTGCGCGCCTCTATCGTTTCCGGGTCGGTCAGGACCAGCCGGAAGTTAGGATTGTCCAGTGCCTCGCGGGCCGGGGTGAATTTTGCATCCCGCGAGTACACCCGCCGCAGCAGTTCGACGGCTTCCTCCTCGCGCCCGACGTGCCGCAGGCACATGCCCTGGGTGTACAAGGCGATGTTCGCCGCACCCGGAACCCGGTCCCCTTCGATCGCTTCCTGAGCGCGCCGAAAGGCCTCCTCGAAGACCCCCAGCGACGCCAGCGCGGTGGTGGCCATGGCCGCCCCCGCGGCCTTGAGCTCCGGGTGGCGCCACGGCGTCGCCTCGGGGAACTGGGCGAGCACATCCGGCCACCGTTTGGTGCGGAAGTACAGCACGCCCCGCACATAGCTCACCAGCTCGGCGTCGAACGGATGCCGGGGTTCGGTGGCGTCGAGCAGTTCCGCCGCCTCCTTGTAGCGCTTGGCCTCGGCGAGGACGGCGGCGTACGCGCAGGCCAGCGAGTCCACGCTGGTGATCGCCAGTCGCAGAAACAACCCGTCGGACACCTCGGGTCGGAACTGCAGATCCGTGACGCCGAGTCGGCGGGTCTCCCAGCCGAAGGTCCTGACCGCCGCCCATGCCCCGGCGAGCACCTCGATGCTCTGGTCGCCGGCCAGTACCCGCGCCAGCCAGGCATCGCACATGCCGGGATCCAGCTTGGTGGCCGTGGTGAACATCTGGGCTGCCACCTGCGGGTTGTGGCTGGGCTGCAGGCCATTGACAGAGATTCCCGATGCCAGCAGACCGGCGACCATGGCGTTGCGGGCATCTTCGGCAGCCGACTGCGTGCGGGTCATTGCCCTGCGGTTGAACTCGTCGCGTGCTTCCGCTCGGTGCCGACGCGCAGCTCGAGCTCATCGTGGTCGTGCAGCGCGCGGCCGGGAACGACGAGGTGCTGGCGGACTGCCGGGGCGGGCAGGCTGGCGCGCACCGCGGCCAGCTGGCGACCGGTGAGCCGGTTGAGCCCGGCCGTCAGCTCCTTGGGCAGCCGGTCAGCACTGTGATAACGCACCCACGCCGACACCCGAGGCCGTCCCAGTCGGGTGATCAGCCGCACCGTGACCACCGTTGCCGCAACCCCGGGCTCACCCGAGAGCCACAACCGATCCAGTGTTTCGGTGGTGATGTCGGCCGGGGTCACCCAGAAACTGGTGACGTACCCGTTGAAGTGCTTGAGGTGGCGCCAACCGGGGCGACTCCACGTCGGCTCCAGGTCAGCCAACACCGCGCCATCGACCTCGGCCAGCTCGTCGGCGGTCAACGGCCGGGCGGCACAACTTTGCCCGTCCAGATCCTGGGCCAGCCGCTCGGTGGCCGCCACCAAGGTCGAGGCCAGCGAGTCACGGCAGGCCACCGCGGCCACATTGCGCTGCGGGTTCATCCGCAGCACCAACCAGGTGCGGCGTCGGTCGGCGGCGGCCTGCTCACCCACCCCCTCGGCGGATCCCCAACCCTCCGGCCCCCACTCCTGCAGCGAGGCCGATGCCCGGGCGGCGTCTGCCCCGCCGTGCAGCTGGACCGACACAACGTCGATGCCCTCCAGCCGAATATCGAACTGGCGCAACCCGTTAGCGACCGCCGCCACCGGCAACGCCGCGTGCGGCGTCACGCGGTGACGATGCCGACCCGACGGATCTCCCTCGCCCCCGTCGACCTCGATCACCGTGATCAGCTGGCCCCGGTACTCGCGCACCCCGACCGCGTCGCGCCCGAACCGGCGCTGGTGGTCGATCGCGGGCGTACACCCCGCCGCCAGCGCCGTTCCAGGGTCGGCGGACCAATCCCACACCCAGGCCGCCACGCCCGAGATCACCGTGATCCCGTGATAGCTGACGATCGACAGCAGCGTCACCAACACCGCCATGCCAACGCCAACCCACCACGCCACATGGTCATCGCCCTGCCAGGACCGCGGGCAATGACTGGCAACCAGCAAGATCACCACGTCAACCACAAAGACGGCCGTCACCCGTGGCCACGACAACGACAACCCGAACCTCTTCTGTGCCTTCATGGTTGCTTCCGCGACCGCCGCATCAATGTCGCCGTACCATACACCGCGCCACCTATCAATAGTGCCCCAGCCAACCCCCCGGCAGCCACCCACACCGGCACCATATTGCGGTCGGCGGGCCCCTTCGGCAGCAACAGCGGCACCGACAGCTGCTTCGGCGGCGTCGCCGGGCCTTCCGGTACATCCCAGGTCAGCGCCGCCACCGGGTCGACCACGCCGTAGCCGACCTGATTGTCCACGCCGCGAGCGGGCGGTCTGGCGGTGTGAATCAACCGATTCATGACCTGATACGCGGTCAACTCGGGGAATTTGGCGCGCACGAGTGCGGCCACTCCCGAAACGATCGCGGCCGAGAAGCTGGTGCCGGCCGGCACCAGCAACGAATTGTCTGGGCCGTCAATCGCATTGATCAGACCGTCGTCGCGGGGTGAAAGTCCGATGACGTCGGTGCCGGGCGCGGAGAGCGACACCCATGGCCCCGCGATGCTCATTTGACTCAGCGGCTGACCGCTGGCGTCCACCGCCCCGACGGTCAAGACGAACTCGTTGAACCAGGACGGTGTGACCACCGTCGTCACGGCGTTCCAGTTCCGGGGATCATCGGGCTGCAAGGGATCAAACACGGGGTTCTGCTTGCAGTCCTTCTTGCTGCTGTCGCCGGCTGCGGCCACGATGAGCGCATTCTTGTCGACCGCCGCGTAGTGCACGGCGGCCCCCAGGACACGCTGGTCGATGATGTTGCGGGAGCTCATGCACGTCACGTCGGAGATGTTGATCACCGACGCGCCCATGTTGGCCGCATGCACGATCGCTCGCGCCAGCGTCTCGACGTTGTCGATCTTTGCCTGTGTCTGCGGGTCTTCATCGCCGGTGTAGGCGTCCTTGAGGCCAAACGCCTGGCTTGACTGGCGGATCGAGATCACCTCGACGTCGGGGGCGATGCCGCTGAAGGCGTCGGGCGCCGCACCGGGCGTGGTGGGCGGCGCCGGTGGTGGCGGCGCCGGCGTGGGCGTTGCCGGGGCACGGGGATGCGGGTTGTCGACGCTGACCACGCGCCCCCCGCCGGAGTGACCCGGGATCGTCACCGTGCCGCCGCCGTGGTTGGCCGCTGGGGCCTGCGGGGCCGGTGGCGGCGCCGGCGGCGGCCCGCCGGGCGGGGCCCCTTCCTCGGGAGACGGCGGCGGAGCGGGAATCACCGTCACCGTCTGCGGTGGTACCGGCGACAGCGTCACGGTCTGCGGCGGTGGCGGCTTCTCGGTCGTGGGAACGGTGACCGGCCTGCGCGGTACCGCGGGCGGCAGTGCCGCGCCGGTGGCGGGGGCCGCAGCGATCATCGACGCCACGATGGTGCCGTGGGCGTCGCAGTCCGACAACCCATCACCGCCCGCCATCACGTAGTCGCCGCCCGGGATCAGCCGCGGCAATCTGGGATGTGGGGTCACGCCCGTGTCGATGACAGCGACCTTAACCCCCGCGCCCTGGCCGAATTGCCATGCCTCGGAGAGGTTCAGCATCTCCATGTATTTGGGCGGCAACCGGAAATCGGTGCCCGGCAGCACGCCGACCTCGGTGCAGTAGGAGTTCTGCTTCGTGGGCGCCAGTGGCCCGGGCGGAGTGTCGGGTGGCAATGCGCCCGGATCGATCGTCGGCGGCGAAATTGCCGACGCCGGGGGCAGGCCGGCGAGTGCGCCCGAGGCGAGCAGCATCGCGGCGATGGTCGCGGTGGACGCGCGGCCATACCACAATCTGGCGCTACCGGTACCTAATCGCCGCATAGACGTTCATCAGCCACAGTGCCAGCGGGAAGATCGGCATGAGGCACAGGTATTCGATCCATTCCACGAGCTTGCGGAACAGCGGGCTGTAGATGGTGTTGGGCACATGCGCCGCGGCCGCCATGCCCGCGGCCGGCAGCAGCACCAGGATGGCGGCCGCGATGGACACGGCTAACGGCGAGGACAACTCGACCGCGTAGCGCACGACCACCGCGGCGACAATGATCACCGCGGTCGCGGCCAAGGTGATCGCCTGCCACCGGTCGACGTAGGACCGGCCGCGCAGCAACAGGAAACCGGAGGTGAACCCGGCGAGTATCAGCGGCAGCCACCGTTGCCCGGTGTGCGGATCGCACAACGCGGTCAAGCACACCACCATCAGGACGCCAAGCCCCACCAGCAACCCGCTCAAGAACGACCGGGCGCGTTCTGCCTGCAGCATTACGTCGCGCACCGACGCCGGGCCCTCCAACACCGGCCGACCGCCGTCCGACACCACCACCGTCGTCGGCAGATCGGGTCGAGCCTCGAACACCCACCGGCTGGTGGCCGACGGGAACACCGGGAGTCGGATGCCGGCCAGTCGTCGGGACAGCGCCGGCGCGGCGTGGTAGAGAATGACGCAGGTCAGCACCAGGCACGACAGCAACGTCACCGCGCTGGTGGCCGCGACCATGCGGGACAGGCTCGCCAACGTGACCAACGCGGTAATCGTGATGGTGGCGGTGTAGATGCCCAGTCGGCGGCCGGTAAACCGCAGCGCCAGCGCGGCGACGACGGTGAGCACCCCAAAGCCCAGCACCGCCTGCGGGGACCCCACTGGACCGGGCGGTGCCGCGGCGGCCGCAACCGTTACCGGCAGGAGCCCGCTCATCAGCAAGAGGTCGCCGACACGCCGGTCCGCGTCGGTCTTGGCGCGCATCAACAGCAGCACGGCCACCGACAACACCAGCACGCCGATCACCGCGGCGAAGATGGTGGTCAACCACGTGTTGTGATGCCAGCGCCACCAGGCCAGCACCCCCGAGGCGAGGGCCACCCCGGTGGCCACCATCGACGCACCGACCTGCACGGCAACGACCGGGTCGATCGCGGCGAATCGCTTGCTGAGATTGGACGCGACCGCGGTGGAGATGTGCTCGATCACTTGCGACCGGTGTTCGGAGTCCGGGATGAATCGAATCCACAGCCGGTCACCGTCGTAGATGTCTTGCTCGGTCAGCGACTGGGTGGCGCGCAGCGGCACGCCGTCAACCAGACACAACGCCCACCGGCCGCGCCCGGAGGCCTCCAGCGGGGTCTCGCCCAGTTCCCGGAGCCGACCGTTGACCACCTTGAGCAGTGGGTCGGTCATCACCGAAACGGGGGCGTTGGCATCCAGCAGGACACCGATCTGCACCCCCGCGCCGGCCATGATGCCAACGACGACGGAACGAGGCGACGAGACGCCCTCGACGTCGGTCTGTGGCGCGTCAGCTACTGCGGTCATCGTGCTGCACCCCCTGCCATAGCGAACGTGTAGTCCCGTGACTCAATCCGTGCCGAGGCGCCATTGCCCCCGGAGAGCTGCGGCTCGACTGACTCCGAATTCATTTGCCTCGCCTCGCGACCATTAGTTGTGGTGGACGTTGTTTCGTCGGTTCTGCGGCCCGATTCTAAAGCAGTATGCCGTCTTCCTGTCTTGGCCGCATATTATGTTCGAAAATATTGTTGCACTTACGATTTCGAATCCTGCTGTCAAACTCTGCTATGGGTTTTCCACTCACCGTACGGCAGCGTGTCCAGCACGGTCTTCACCCCCACTTGCACCAGCTGTGGGGTAGCCGGGCAGATCGCTAGCCACGCCTCGCCGGAGCCGGCGGTTCGCGCCTGCTGGTACAGGGCGATGCGCCCGCCCGAACCGTCCTTCAGGGACAACACCGAGGCGCTGGGGCCCTTGGCGTCGTCTCGGTACTGACGCGCATAGAGCGCGACCTCGGCGGCGGGATCCGACAGCGCCTGCCCCAGCGCCGCCACGGTGGCAGCACTGATGCCCATCCGCCGAAGATCTCCCCCGGAGAAGACGTTAAAGCCCGATTCCTGCCACGACTTCGTTGCCTCCAGCATCTCCTCCAGCGGCACGTTCACCGCGTTGATCGCCGCCGGGTCGGCGTGGTGAATCGACTCCAACCCGTCTAGGACCAACGCGGCGATCGAGGAACTGTCGGCCACCGACACGTCGTCGACGGTGATGTCGTTGCCCACCCGCACCGCCGACACCCAGTGCTGGCCGCGGCGGGCCAACACCACCCGGAACTCGTTGTCCGGGATGTCACGCGATCCCGGCGGCTGATTCGGGTCGTCGATCACCCCGTAGAGCAACTTGCCCCGCGAGAGCAGGGCGATGACCTCGAGGTCGGGCGCTGCGAGCACCTTCATCCGGGCCGCCACCTGCTCGTTGACCTGGTCGCCCACGACGATGCCCTGCTCGCGCATGACGGCCATGCCCGGATGCTCGTTCAGCCAGTCGTTGTTGTCGGTGGATACATACGGCCGGCACCGCAGCTCGGGCGCCACGTGCCGAATATCGAGCAGCGCCTGCAGCATCCAGAATCCGTCGACGTTGACGGTGATATCGGTGCGGAGACTTTGTTGATCCATCCCAGCCCTCTGAGGTTTACGTGGGTCCTAGTGCCAATTGATGTGCCGGTCGACTGCAGGACACAGCAGCACACCGGCCGGTTGGTGTGCTGCCGCGCCTGAAGTTTGGTTCTAGGCCCAGCTGGAGCCGACGGCGCTGTCGGTTTGCGCCATGTTGCTGCCGGCGGTCTGGATCTTTTGGCCGTGGGCGTTGGCCTGCTCGTAGATCACCTGGAAGTTGCGCCCCAACTGGGTGATGAACTCCTGGCAGGCCACCGACCCGGCGCCGCCCCAAAAGTCCCCGGCGGCCAGCACATCGCGCACGATGGCCTGGTGCTCGGCCTCCAGCGACGCCGCCTGCGCGCGAATGGTGGCGCCGTGGGCGTCCACATCGCCGAACTGGTAGTTGATGGTCATAGCTGATGTCCTCCTGAATCGAAGCCGACGGTCCGGTGCTAGCTGCTAAGGATCTGCTGCGAGGCCTGCTCTTGCTGCTCGTAGTTGTTGGCGTCGCGGATCAGCCCGTCGCGCACCCCGTGCAGCATGTTCACGATGTTGCGAAACGCCTGATTCATCTGGGTCATGGTGTCCAGCGAGGTCGCCTCGGCCAGACCGCTCCAGCCCGCACCGGAAATGTTTTGCGCCGACGCC comes from the Mycobacterium shinjukuense genome and includes:
- a CDS encoding PPE family protein — encoded protein: MDFGALPPEINSTRMYSGPGSAPLLAAMTAWDGLAAELRSTVAAYQKVITVLTGDDWLGPASESMAAAAAPYLAWMSITGMQAEQTAAQAAAAAAAFESAFAMTVPPAVVAANRTQLAALVATNVLGQNTPAIAATEAAYGEMWAQDAAAMYGYAASSATAAALSPFTEPVHTTNPGGQANQAAAVTQAAGGAGFGLAQSKLPQLMALVPNALQGLASPAAAAAAPAQAIPGLDALNSALAGPAGWLAAILNFLDGNDGNPYGIFMNSSLVNGFTSAGYVSPAIVGPAVWTAMADVNAVALGAQNAPLPPMGSGEGNPTWLPGISPASPESLPPLSETPVASWGAGEVSAGTNQAALVGRLSVPQSWMAATAVANHAGAAAPGGGWTSSATVPEAAAGMPGVPGMPAVFGHSFGNAPRYGFRPTIMGRPPAAG
- the eccD gene encoding type VII secretion integral membrane protein EccD, with the translated sequence MTAVADAPQTDVEGVSSPRSVVVGIMAGAGVQIGVLLDANAPVSVMTDPLLKVVNGRLRELGETPLEASGRGRWALCLVDGVPLRATQSLTEQDIYDGDRLWIRFIPDSEHRSQVIEHISTAVASNLSKRFAAIDPVVAVQVGASMVATGVALASGVLAWWRWHHNTWLTTIFAAVIGVLVLSVAVLLLMRAKTDADRRVGDLLLMSGLLPVTVAAAAAPPGPVGSPQAVLGFGVLTVVAALALRFTGRRLGIYTATITITALVTLASLSRMVAATSAVTLLSCLVLTCVILYHAAPALSRRLAGIRLPVFPSATSRWVFEARPDLPTTVVVSDGGRPVLEGPASVRDVMLQAERARSFLSGLLVGLGVLMVVCLTALCDPHTGQRWLPLILAGFTSGFLLLRGRSYVDRWQAITLAATAVIIVAAVVVRYAVELSSPLAVSIAAAILVLLPAAGMAAAAHVPNTIYSPLFRKLVEWIEYLCLMPIFPLALWLMNVYAAIRYR
- the eccA5 gene encoding type VII secretion system ESX-5 AAA family ATPase EccA5, whose product is MTRTQSAAEDARNAMVAGLLASGISVNGLQPSHNPQVAAQMFTTATKLDPGMCDAWLARVLAGDQSIEVLAGAWAAVRTFGWETRRLGVTDLQFRPEVSDGLFLRLAITSVDSLACAYAAVLAEAKRYKEAAELLDATEPRHPFDAELVSYVRGVLYFRTKRWPDVLAQFPEATPWRHPELKAAGAAMATTALASLGVFEEAFRRAQEAIEGDRVPGAANIALYTQGMCLRHVGREEEAVELLRRVYSRDAKFTPAREALDNPNFRLVLTDPETIEARTDPWDPDSAPTRAQTEAARHAQMAAKYLAEGDAELNAMLGMEQAKREIKLIKATTKVNLARAKMGLPVPVTSRHTLLLGPPGTGKTSVARAFTKQLCGLTVLRKPLVVETSRTKLLGRYMADAEKNTEEMLEGALGGAVFFDEMHTLHEKGYTQGDPYGNAIINTLLLYMENHRDELVVFGAGYAKAMEKMLEVNQGLRRRFSTVIEFFSYTPDELIALTKLMGRENEDVITDEAAQVLLPSYTKFYRDETYSEDGDLIRGIDVLGNAGFVRNVVEKARDHRSFRLDDEILDEVLASDRTEFSEEQLRRFKELTRDDLAEGLRAAVAEKKTT
- the esxJ gene encoding type VII secretion system ESX-5 protein EsxJ, with translation MATRFMTDPHAMRDMAGRFEVHAQTVEDEARRMWASAQNISGAGWSGLAEATSLDTMTQMNQAFRNIVNMLHGVRDGLIRDANNYEQQEQASQQILSS
- a CDS encoding ESX secretion-associated protein EspG, encoding MDQQSLRTDITVNVDGFWMLQALLDIRHVAPELRCRPYVSTDNNDWLNEHPGMAVMREQGIVVGDQVNEQVAARMKVLAAPDLEVIALLSRGKLLYGVIDDPNQPPGSRDIPDNEFRVVLARRGQHWVSAVRVGNDITVDDVSVADSSSIAALVLDGLESIHHADPAAINAVNVPLEEMLEATKSWQESGFNVFSGGDLRRMGISAATVAALGQALSDPAAEVALYARQYRDDAKGPSASVLSLKDGSGGRIALYQQARTAGSGEAWLAICPATPQLVQVGVKTVLDTLPYGEWKTHSRV
- a CDS encoding WXG100 family type VII secretion target translates to MTINYQFGDVDAHGATIRAQAASLEAEHQAIVRDVLAAGDFWGGAGSVACQEFITQLGRNFQVIYEQANAHGQKIQTAGSNMAQTDSAVGSSWA
- the eccE gene encoding type VII secretion protein EccE — translated: MKAQKRFGLSLSWPRVTAVFVVDVVILLVASHCPRSWQGDDHVAWWVGVGMAVLVTLLSIVSYHGITVISGVAAWVWDWSADPGTALAAGCTPAIDHQRRFGRDAVGVREYRGQLITVIEVDGGEGDPSGRHRHRVTPHAALPVAAVANGLRQFDIRLEGIDVVSVQLHGGADAARASASLQEWGPEGWGSAEGVGEQAAADRRRTWLVLRMNPQRNVAAVACRDSLASTLVAATERLAQDLDGQSCAARPLTADELAEVDGAVLADLEPTWSRPGWRHLKHFNGYVTSFWVTPADITTETLDRLWLSGEPGVAATVVTVRLITRLGRPRVSAWVRYHSADRLPKELTAGLNRLTGRQLAAVRASLPAPAVRQHLVVPGRALHDHDELELRVGTERKHATSSTAGQ
- a CDS encoding S8 family serine peptidase, which produces MRRLGTGSARLWYGRASTATIAAMLLASGALAGLPPASAISPPTIDPGALPPDTPPGPLAPTKQNSYCTEVGVLPGTDFRLPPKYMEMLNLSEAWQFGQGAGVKVAVIDTGVTPHPRLPRLIPGGDYVMAGGDGLSDCDAHGTIVASMIAAAPATGAALPPAVPRRPVTVPTTEKPPPPQTVTLSPVPPQTVTVIPAPPPSPEEGAPPGGPPPAPPPAPQAPAANHGGGTVTIPGHSGGGRVVSVDNPHPRAPATPTPAPPPPAPPTTPGAAPDAFSGIAPDVEVISIRQSSQAFGLKDAYTGDEDPQTQAKIDNVETLARAIVHAANMGASVINISDVTCMSSRNIIDQRVLGAAVHYAAVDKNALIVAAAGDSSKKDCKQNPVFDPLQPDDPRNWNAVTTVVTPSWFNEFVLTVGAVDASGQPLSQMSIAGPWVSLSAPGTDVIGLSPRDDGLINAIDGPDNSLLVPAGTSFSAAIVSGVAALVRAKFPELTAYQVMNRLIHTARPPARGVDNQVGYGVVDPVAALTWDVPEGPATPPKQLSVPLLLPKGPADRNMVPVWVAAGGLAGALLIGGAVYGTATLMRRSRKQP